A part of Pongo pygmaeus isolate AG05252 chromosome 14, NHGRI_mPonPyg2-v2.0_pri, whole genome shotgun sequence genomic DNA contains:
- the SMIM2 gene encoding small integral membrane protein 2, with the protein MEAGERIDASQLPHGVLETRGHAISILFGFWTSFICDTYIVLAWISKIKGSPDVSASSDEPHARIQQSRRQCHAEEDQSQVPEAGDISTLSSLEAAILIEPLYCSYFDMRIFWYGSKIQPISLQLFKK; encoded by the coding sequence ATGGAGGCTGGGGAGAGGATTGATGCCAGCCAGCTGCCTCACGGGGTGCTGGAAACACGTGGCCATGCCATTAGCATCCTGTTCGGCTTCTGGACGAGTTTCATCTGTGACACCTACATAGTCCTCGCTTGGATCAGCAAGATAAAAGGCAGCCCTGATGTTAGTGCCTCCTCTGATGAGCCACACGCCAGAATCCAGCAGAGCAGAAGGCAATGCCATGCAGAAGAGGACCAAAGTCAGGTGCCAGAAGCAGGTGACATCTCCACTCTCAGTTCCTTGGAGGCAGCTATTTTAATAGAACCACTTTACTGCAGCTATTTTGACATGAGGATATTTTGGTATGGCTCAAAAATTCAGCCAATAAgtcttcagctttttaaaaaataa